In Paenibacillus sp. G2S3, a single window of DNA contains:
- a CDS encoding metal-sensitive transcriptional regulator — protein sequence MSHHSTDFKNGLNTRLNRIEGQIRGIKGMIERDTYCDDVLNQLAAVQAALNGVGKMLLEGHMKSCIIERIEAGDHEVIDELLITVNKLMK from the coding sequence ATGAGTCATCATTCGACAGATTTCAAAAATGGTTTGAATACTCGCCTCAACCGGATTGAAGGCCAGATCCGCGGGATAAAGGGTATGATAGAGCGCGATACTTATTGTGACGATGTGCTCAATCAGCTCGCAGCGGTTCAAGCGGCACTAAACGGTGTTGGTAAGATGCTGCTGGAAGGGCACATGAAGAGTTGTATTATTGAACGAATCGAAGCCGGTGACCATGAGGTTATCGATGAGCTGCTAATTACGGTTAACAAATTAATGAAATAA
- the copZ gene encoding copper chaperone CopZ: MSNATLNVEGMSCGHCVNSVEKAVGNLGATAKVDLAAKKVFVEYDENKVSLGAIKEAIEEQGYDVV, from the coding sequence ATGTCGAATGCTACACTAAACGTTGAAGGAATGTCTTGTGGTCACTGTGTCAACTCTGTAGAGAAAGCTGTAGGTAATCTTGGAGCTACTGCTAAAGTTGATCTTGCTGCTAAAAAAGTTTTCGTTGAGTATGATGAGAACAAGGTGAGCCTTGGAGCTATTAAAGAAGCTATTGAAGAACAAGGGTATGACGTAGTTTAA
- a CDS encoding heavy metal translocating P-type ATPase: MDKLKTTASPNEQQATVQITGMTCSACAARIEKGLSRMEGVSRANVNLALEQATVGFDPSVSGLPQIEDKIRALGYDTVKETADFDISGMTCAACSARIEKVLSRTPGIAAVSVNLALETAHVEYVPGNISPREIMAKVSSIGYKATLKEDRKDHVDRRVQEIQHKKWKWIISAILSIPLLWAMAGHFSFTSWIPTPEIFMNPWFQLVLATPVQFIIGWQFYVGAYKALRNGSANMDVLVVLGTSAAYFYSLYLTIDSLSMKGMNHTAPMYYETSAVLITLILVGKWFEALAKGRSSDAIKSLMGLQAKTALVIRDGKEINISTDEVIPGDIVLVKPGTKVPVDGEVVEGSSSVDESMLTGESIPVEKKPGDTVIGATLNKNGILRIKANKVGRDTALAQIIRVVEEAQGSKAPIQRIADVISGIFVPIVVGIAVITFLVWYFWAAPGQFADALEKAIAVLVIACPCALGLATPTSIMAGSGRAAELGILFKGGEHLEGAQGIKIVVLDKTGTVTNGKPVLTDIVTTTGIAAYGKENAENRLLALTAAAEKLSEHPLAEAIVAGAAERGLTLPSAEQFDNVPGRGIIAVVSDQQVRVGTRRMMEELHLDITEWAPVMKRLEEAGKTAMLVAVGDEIAGIVAVADTIKPTSKAAVAALHEMGIEVVMITGDNKITAEAIAKQAGIRKVLAEVLPEGKAEEVRKLQRKGTKVAMVGDGINDAPALATADTGMAIGTGTDVAMEAADITLMRGDLKSIPDAIMMSRKTMSNIKQNLFWALAYNTIGIPIAALGFLAPWLAGAAMAFSSVSVVLNALRLQRVKL, from the coding sequence ATGGATAAGTTAAAAACAACAGCTTCACCCAATGAACAGCAAGCGACCGTACAGATTACAGGCATGACCTGTTCTGCTTGTGCAGCTCGAATTGAGAAAGGTTTGTCCCGGATGGAGGGTGTTTCTCGCGCAAATGTAAATTTAGCCTTGGAACAAGCCACTGTCGGATTCGATCCTTCTGTATCAGGGTTACCACAAATTGAAGATAAAATCCGCGCTCTTGGTTATGATACCGTCAAAGAGACCGCGGATTTTGATATATCAGGCATGACCTGTGCTGCATGCTCGGCGCGGATCGAAAAAGTGTTGAGTCGTACGCCGGGTATCGCAGCAGTGAGCGTGAATTTAGCGCTGGAAACGGCACATGTGGAATATGTACCCGGTAATATCAGTCCAAGAGAGATCATGGCGAAGGTAAGCAGCATCGGATATAAAGCTACCCTTAAAGAAGACCGCAAGGATCATGTGGATCGTCGTGTACAGGAAATTCAGCATAAGAAGTGGAAGTGGATCATTTCTGCTATTCTTTCTATCCCATTGCTATGGGCGATGGCAGGTCATTTCTCATTCACAAGCTGGATTCCAACACCGGAAATATTTATGAATCCTTGGTTTCAGCTTGTTCTCGCGACTCCCGTACAGTTTATCATCGGCTGGCAGTTCTACGTAGGCGCGTATAAAGCACTTCGTAACGGGAGTGCCAATATGGATGTGTTGGTTGTACTGGGAACGTCGGCAGCGTATTTCTACAGTCTTTATCTGACGATTGATTCCTTAAGTATGAAGGGAATGAATCATACCGCCCCAATGTATTATGAGACGAGTGCTGTACTCATTACGCTAATCCTCGTCGGTAAATGGTTCGAGGCGCTAGCGAAAGGACGTTCCTCTGACGCCATTAAGAGCTTAATGGGGCTTCAGGCAAAGACGGCTCTCGTAATCCGCGACGGCAAAGAAATAAATATCTCAACAGATGAAGTGATTCCCGGCGATATTGTATTGGTGAAGCCCGGAACAAAGGTGCCGGTGGATGGCGAGGTAGTAGAGGGTTCCTCTTCTGTGGACGAGTCTATGTTGACCGGAGAAAGTATCCCTGTGGAGAAAAAACCTGGAGATACCGTTATCGGTGCTACATTAAATAAGAATGGGATCTTAAGAATCAAGGCCAACAAAGTAGGAAGAGACACTGCACTCGCTCAAATCATTAGAGTAGTGGAGGAGGCCCAAGGCTCCAAAGCGCCGATCCAGCGGATCGCGGATGTCATCTCAGGGATTTTTGTGCCGATTGTTGTAGGAATTGCGGTGATCACTTTCTTGGTCTGGTACTTCTGGGCAGCACCTGGTCAGTTCGCCGATGCCCTTGAAAAGGCCATTGCGGTGCTCGTAATCGCTTGTCCATGTGCACTAGGTCTAGCAACGCCGACCTCCATTATGGCGGGATCGGGCCGCGCTGCGGAGCTTGGTATCCTGTTCAAGGGTGGCGAGCATTTAGAAGGCGCACAAGGGATTAAGATCGTTGTTTTGGACAAGACGGGTACGGTTACAAATGGTAAACCCGTGCTGACTGATATCGTGACTACAACTGGAATTGCCGCTTATGGTAAAGAAAATGCCGAGAATCGTTTATTAGCTTTAACTGCGGCAGCCGAGAAATTATCAGAGCATCCGCTTGCGGAAGCTATCGTAGCAGGAGCTGCCGAAAGAGGATTGACCTTACCCAGCGCTGAACAGTTTGATAATGTACCTGGACGGGGGATCATAGCTGTTGTTTCCGATCAACAAGTTAGGGTGGGTACACGGCGTATGATGGAAGAGCTTCATTTGGACATCACAGAGTGGGCCCCAGTTATGAAGAGACTGGAAGAGGCAGGAAAGACAGCTATGCTTGTAGCGGTGGGCGATGAGATTGCCGGGATTGTCGCTGTGGCGGATACGATTAAGCCAACCTCAAAAGCAGCTGTAGCGGCGCTTCATGAGATGGGTATAGAGGTCGTTATGATTACAGGTGACAATAAAATCACTGCAGAAGCTATTGCGAAGCAAGCAGGTATTCGAAAAGTGTTAGCAGAGGTTCTACCGGAAGGCAAGGCGGAGGAAGTTCGCAAGCTGCAGCGGAAGGGGACAAAGGTAGCCATGGTTGGAGATGGGATCAATGATGCTCCTGCACTGGCTACTGCAGATACAGGCATGGCGATCGGTACAGGTACGGATGTAGCTATGGAGGCTGCAGATATTACGCTGATGCGGGGAGATCTGAAGAGCATACCCGATGCTATTATGATGAGCCGTAAAACGATGAGCAATATTAAGCAGAATTTGTTCTGGGCACTTGCATACAATACAATAGGTATACCGATTGCTGCACTCGGATTTCTAGCTCCATGGCTAGCTGGAGCTGCGATGGCATTCAGTTCTGTGTCCGTCGTCTTGAATGCACTTCGGTTGCAGCGGGTAAAGCTGTAA
- the nfsA gene encoding oxygen-insensitive NADPH nitroreductase, which yields MQENNETISLLMNHASVRKYQDKPVSDEQLKAIIEAGQMASTSSSVQAYSVIAVTDSALKAELAGLAGNQAYIEQCPVFLVWCADLYRLREVTKPHLQGETSYEDSAENLIVATVDVALAAQNAAVAAESLGLGIVYIGGIRNRIAEVSELLGLPELVYPIFGMCVGYPDGASSLRPRLPLEAVLHRNRYNAETTVEQVKTYDKVSSDYMRERTNGAKDTPWSVIMAERLAQPARMHMKEFLLEKGFFKR from the coding sequence ATGCAAGAAAACAACGAAACAATTTCTCTATTAATGAACCATGCATCTGTCCGTAAGTATCAGGATAAGCCAGTAAGTGATGAGCAGCTTAAAGCGATTATTGAAGCAGGCCAAATGGCTTCGACTTCCAGCAGTGTACAAGCCTATAGTGTTATTGCAGTAACTGACTCGGCTCTAAAAGCAGAGCTTGCCGGATTAGCGGGTAATCAGGCATATATAGAACAATGCCCAGTCTTTTTGGTCTGGTGTGCGGATCTGTATCGGCTCCGTGAGGTCACTAAACCTCATTTGCAAGGAGAGACTTCTTATGAAGATTCTGCGGAGAACCTTATTGTAGCAACCGTGGATGTTGCGCTTGCTGCTCAGAATGCTGCTGTGGCTGCGGAATCACTCGGACTCGGGATTGTTTATATCGGCGGAATCCGTAACCGGATCGCGGAGGTTTCTGAGCTGCTTGGACTGCCCGAACTGGTCTACCCGATATTTGGAATGTGTGTGGGCTACCCTGATGGAGCCTCAAGCCTGCGTCCGCGTCTGCCATTAGAGGCTGTTCTACATCGAAATCGCTACAATGCCGAAACCACAGTGGAGCAGGTCAAGACTTACGATAAAGTCTCTTCAGACTATATGCGTGAGCGGACTAATGGTGCCAAGGATACACCTTGGTCGGTGATTATGGCAGAACGGTTGGCACAGCCAGCGCGAATGCATATGAAGGAATTCCTGCTCGAAAAAGGATTCTTCAAGAGGTAA
- a CDS encoding ABC transporter ATP-binding protein: protein MDSVIEMNGVSKLYKDKKAVDHISFNIAKGSITAILGPNGAGKTTALGMLLGLLEPTEGTVKIFGQHPKDKMVREKTGAMLQEVSVMDRLKVREIIALIRSYYPQPMDMEFLIKATGFAPADLNRYAEKLSGGQKRSLGFALALAGDPELIFFDEPTVGLDITSRRRFWDTVRGLAEQGKTIVFTTHYLQEAEDIADRILLFSKGHLVADGSPDEIKSRIVKRSLSFLPVGDRSQLRRSLLELTAIEDCYEKEGRIHVTTDDTDEALRAIFVTGLPVKDVRIDQGRLDDAFEQLTTNQEEAV from the coding sequence ATGGACAGTGTTATTGAGATGAATGGAGTTAGCAAATTATATAAGGATAAGAAAGCAGTAGATCACATCAGCTTCAACATTGCCAAGGGTTCGATTACAGCGATTCTTGGACCGAACGGAGCAGGGAAAACAACGGCATTGGGAATGTTATTGGGGCTATTAGAGCCCACTGAAGGTACAGTGAAAATATTTGGACAACATCCAAAAGATAAAATGGTACGTGAAAAGACCGGCGCGATGCTGCAAGAAGTAAGTGTGATGGATCGGCTGAAGGTTCGGGAGATCATTGCGCTGATCCGTAGCTATTATCCACAGCCGATGGATATGGAATTTCTAATTAAAGCCACAGGGTTTGCGCCAGCGGATTTGAATAGATACGCCGAGAAGCTTTCAGGCGGTCAAAAGCGTAGTCTCGGCTTCGCGCTGGCCTTGGCGGGTGATCCAGAGCTGATCTTTTTTGATGAACCTACGGTTGGATTGGATATTACTTCTCGGAGGCGGTTCTGGGATACGGTTCGTGGACTTGCGGAGCAGGGCAAGACGATTGTGTTCACGACACATTACTTACAGGAAGCCGAAGATATCGCGGATCGTATTCTATTATTCAGCAAGGGTCACTTAGTTGCAGACGGTAGTCCAGATGAGATTAAATCAAGAATTGTGAAGCGTTCGCTATCCTTCCTGCCAGTAGGTGATCGTTCTCAATTACGCAGAAGTCTGCTGGAGCTAACCGCTATTGAGGATTGTTATGAAAAAGAAGGCCGAATTCATGTGACGACAGACGATACGGATGAAGCACTGCGAGCGATTTTTGTTACTGGACTTCCTGTGAAGGATGTTCGGATCGATCAGGGACGTCTGGATGACGCTTTTGAACAATTGACCACGAACCAAGAGGAGGCTGTCTAA
- a CDS encoding ABC transporter permease: MRLITVQCKAEMLRIIRNPYYVFWSLLMPIMFYFIFTRVVNTGNDDPTWRAHYLMSMATFSVMGSAIMTLGIRLVQERTQGWTTFIRITPLPGSVYFFGKMFGQTMMHLFSVICIFIAGYLINGVSLSAGQWVLSGLWILIGSLPFLAIGTLVGAMKRVDTASGVSNVIYMALAVAGGMWMPIEILPRLMQKIGHWLPSYNYGNGAWEIVRGSAPHWSNVLILLGYLVVFMLLSVYIRKKQEAV, encoded by the coding sequence ATGAGACTTATTACTGTACAGTGTAAAGCTGAGATGCTGCGGATCATCCGTAACCCGTATTACGTGTTCTGGTCATTGCTCATGCCCATTATGTTCTACTTCATCTTCACTCGCGTGGTCAATACAGGTAACGATGACCCGACGTGGCGTGCGCACTACTTAATGTCGATGGCAACCTTTAGTGTAATGGGCTCTGCGATCATGACGCTTGGCATCCGTTTAGTGCAAGAACGAACACAAGGCTGGACCACCTTTATTCGGATTACTCCGCTACCGGGCTCCGTCTATTTCTTCGGAAAAATGTTCGGGCAAACGATGATGCATCTGTTTTCGGTCATTTGTATTTTTATCGCAGGATATTTAATCAATGGTGTCTCCTTATCTGCGGGTCAATGGGTGCTTAGTGGGCTATGGATTTTGATCGGTTCCCTTCCATTTTTGGCGATTGGTACGCTTGTAGGTGCTATGAAACGGGTGGATACGGCTAGTGGAGTCAGTAACGTGATTTATATGGCGCTTGCTGTAGCGGGGGGCATGTGGATGCCAATTGAGATTTTACCGCGATTAATGCAAAAGATTGGTCATTGGTTACCTTCATATAACTATGGAAATGGGGCGTGGGAGATTGTACGTGGCTCAGCCCCGCATTGGAGTAATGTCTTGATTTTGCTCGGATATTTGGTAGTTTTTATGTTACTATCGGTTTATATTCGAAAAAAACAGGAAGCGGTGTGA
- a CDS encoding sensor histidine kinase, with the protein MAERTQFRLFPQKQGFFPFVWAVYLVLPILNLRGETGMKLILGVIMIAVFAISYRQLYWVRGGIFNVWLIIQMVIIVVLSLFYTPFNLYMGFFTANFIAYYTENKGFKIAFTSFVVMVLSVLVLVGREMEWGSMIFLAPFIIIMLISPFGVRSMNRNQKLEKELDQANEVIKELVKREERMRIARDLHDTLGHTLSLITLKSQLVEKLVTKNTERAQEEAREIQRTSRAALRQVRELVSEMRAISVAEELAEAGEMLRTAEIALEVEGDISLEGVPDLTQNILSLCIKEAVTNIVKHSRADKCFIGVAKTAGEVRITVKDNGMGLQNGERCNGELSDGNGMKGMAERLSLIDGSLSLSSEEGQGTTLIVTIPLIVKEATGGESA; encoded by the coding sequence ATGGCTGAGCGTACGCAGTTCCGGTTATTTCCACAAAAGCAGGGTTTTTTCCCTTTTGTATGGGCTGTTTATCTGGTTTTGCCCATCCTGAATTTGCGCGGGGAGACTGGAATGAAGCTCATTCTGGGTGTGATTATGATAGCGGTGTTTGCCATCAGCTATCGCCAGCTATATTGGGTTCGGGGTGGAATCTTTAATGTCTGGCTGATTATTCAGATGGTGATCATCGTGGTGCTTAGTTTGTTTTATACGCCCTTTAATCTGTACATGGGCTTTTTCACCGCGAATTTTATAGCTTACTATACGGAGAATAAAGGGTTCAAAATTGCATTTACTTCTTTTGTGGTCATGGTACTTTCTGTGCTGGTCTTAGTGGGTCGTGAGATGGAGTGGGGAAGCATGATATTTTTAGCTCCATTTATCATTATTATGTTGATTAGTCCATTCGGAGTGAGATCCATGAATCGGAATCAGAAGCTGGAGAAAGAGCTGGATCAAGCCAACGAGGTGATCAAGGAGCTAGTGAAGCGTGAGGAACGGATGCGAATCGCTCGTGATTTACATGATACGCTCGGGCATACATTGTCCTTGATTACATTAAAAAGCCAACTCGTAGAGAAGCTAGTGACCAAAAATACGGAGCGAGCCCAAGAGGAGGCGCGAGAAATTCAGCGTACTTCGCGGGCTGCGCTCCGTCAGGTGCGTGAGCTAGTGTCGGAAATGCGTGCGATCTCGGTAGCAGAGGAACTGGCAGAAGCCGGGGAAATGTTGCGAACGGCGGAGATTGCCTTAGAAGTGGAGGGCGATATCTCGTTAGAAGGAGTACCCGACTTGACGCAAAATATTCTCAGCCTCTGCATCAAAGAAGCTGTGACTAACATTGTAAAGCATAGTAGAGCGGATAAATGCTTCATTGGGGTGGCAAAGACCGCCGGAGAAGTTCGAATTACCGTTAAAGATAACGGAATGGGCCTCCAGAACGGTGAGAGATGTAATGGTGAGCTCAGTGATGGAAATGGTATGAAGGGGATGGCAGAGCGTCTATCCCTGATTGATGGCTCTCTGTCGCTAAGCTCAGAAGAAGGTCAGGGAACTACGCTGATCGTTACGATCCCTCTAATCGTTAAGGAAGCAACAGGGGGTGAGAGTGCATGA
- a CDS encoding response regulator transcription factor → MISIVIAEDQRLLRGAMASLLDLEDDIEVVGEACDGAEALALIDKLQPDVCLMDIEMPFKSGLEVAEILRSKGCPTRIIILTTFARPGYFERGVKAGIQGYLLKDEPVDKLAESIRRVMAGHREVSPELVFGSLREENPLTAREREILKLAGEGQTAGEIAFLLHLSHGTVRNYISEILNKLEVKSRIEAVRLAEEKGWI, encoded by the coding sequence ATGATATCCATCGTTATAGCGGAGGATCAACGTCTGCTTCGGGGAGCGATGGCTTCCCTGCTGGATCTTGAGGATGATATCGAAGTCGTCGGAGAGGCCTGTGATGGAGCAGAGGCGTTAGCTTTAATCGACAAACTTCAGCCGGATGTATGTCTCATGGACATAGAAATGCCGTTCAAGAGCGGGCTGGAGGTTGCAGAAATATTGCGGAGTAAGGGTTGTCCGACTCGAATTATCATCTTGACTACCTTTGCCCGACCGGGGTATTTCGAACGTGGAGTGAAGGCTGGTATACAAGGGTATTTGTTGAAGGACGAGCCTGTAGATAAGCTGGCCGAATCTATTCGCCGTGTCATGGCTGGACATCGGGAGGTATCCCCCGAGTTAGTATTTGGTAGCTTGCGGGAAGAGAATCCACTAACAGCACGGGAGCGAGAGATTTTAAAGCTGGCTGGTGAAGGGCAAACGGCAGGGGAGATCGCTTTTTTGCTACATCTTTCCCATGGCACAGTTCGTAATTATATCTCTGAAATACTCAATAAGCTGGAAGTGAAAAGTCGAATTGAGGCGGTAAGACTGGCAGAGGAAAAAGGCTGGATTTGA
- a CDS encoding histidine phosphatase family protein — MQIFLIRHGDPDYSIDGLTEFGHQEAAALGKRMASIGLDELYASPLGRAQTTASYVAKETGLVIQTEPWTCELDWTEIMLDGQLSSIWDSPGEHISELSSGKRVWSDETDHWLKQEEYRLRFSELQAASDQFLLRHHYKREAGLYRILEPSTKKIGVVCHGGFGLAWLAHLLQIPLALTWSVFWLAPSSVTTILFEERSEHFAVPRCIGLGDISHLYAGGMNYRPRGLMGNHI, encoded by the coding sequence ATGCAAATATTTCTGATTCGTCATGGGGATCCGGACTATTCCATAGATGGGCTAACAGAATTCGGGCATCAGGAAGCAGCAGCACTGGGAAAACGAATGGCATCTATCGGTCTGGATGAATTATATGCTTCACCACTGGGTAGAGCGCAGACAACAGCCAGTTATGTGGCCAAAGAGACGGGACTTGTAATTCAGACAGAACCTTGGACTTGTGAACTGGATTGGACAGAGATTATGTTAGATGGACAATTGTCGTCTATTTGGGATAGCCCCGGAGAACATATTAGCGAACTATCGAGTGGAAAGAGAGTATGGTCTGATGAAACAGATCATTGGTTGAAACAAGAGGAGTACAGATTGCGGTTCAGCGAATTACAAGCGGCTTCAGATCAATTCTTGCTTCGACACCATTATAAAAGAGAAGCTGGCCTGTATCGGATCCTCGAGCCTTCTACTAAGAAGATTGGAGTAGTATGCCATGGTGGCTTTGGTCTCGCCTGGCTAGCTCATTTGTTGCAGATTCCGTTAGCCTTGACTTGGTCCGTGTTTTGGCTAGCGCCAAGCTCGGTAACGACGATCTTGTTCGAAGAGCGCAGCGAGCACTTTGCCGTTCCTAGATGTATTGGATTAGGAGATATCTCCCACCTTTATGCTGGTGGCATGAACTATCGCCCGAGGGGATTAATGGGCAATCATATTTAA
- the infC gene encoding translation initiation factor IF-3 — translation MAVLINEQIRASEVVLTGLRGEKLGIVSREEALTMARSAGADLVCTSLMSSPPPCSLTAKGKAKAAAQKEAAATRKASAGSAAKGGSKEKVKELRFTAHIEEHDYDTKLRQAEKHLRSGKPVQLVVKASGAKEAAASKAVLERLVTDLKEVGTKDTGIQTGGKGSQVKINPH, via the coding sequence GTGGCAGTATTAATTAACGAACAAATTAGAGCATCCGAAGTAGTACTTACTGGACTTAGAGGTGAGAAGCTGGGCATCGTCTCCCGAGAAGAGGCGCTGACCATGGCTCGTTCAGCAGGTGCTGATCTGGTATGCACCTCACTAATGAGCAGCCCGCCACCATGCAGCCTGACCGCAAAGGGCAAGGCAAAAGCAGCTGCGCAGAAAGAAGCAGCAGCAACACGCAAGGCGAGCGCAGGCTCGGCAGCAAAGGGAGGCAGCAAGGAAAAGGTTAAAGAGCTTCGCTTCACGGCTCATATTGAAGAGCATGATTACGATACGAAGCTTCGTCAGGCAGAGAAGCATCTCCGCTCTGGCAAGCCAGTCCAATTAGTCGTGAAGGCATCCGGTGCCAAAGAAGCTGCTGCTTCCAAGGCCGTATTGGAGCGACTAGTGACTGACTTGAAGGAAGTTGGAACGAAGGACACTGGCATCCAGACAGGTGGTAAAGGGTCTCAGGTAAAAATAAATCCACATTGA
- a CDS encoding LysR family transcriptional regulator, which translates to MDLKELMAFKTILQEGTFSRAAEKLNYAQSTITNQIQRLEKELGIQLFHRGWEVELTSAGQVFAAEIDNLIEHWNYVAELTKALQHDEIGTLQIGGIESMMESVLPNALRKFHEQKPKMACNLIQGNTDSLSQLVLQSELDFAICGEPSDLSFFYFEPLYHEKIAFIVDHNHPLSGRHDISFREILEYPIIAGGRTCLYYLQLAKHFSRFESKPTLSTINQISAIPHFVRKNPGVGVVLDSTSLMTDIVKIDVELSEPFIQVGILQQRNREYQATSSKKLIIQIIKEEIERISSANPTLHI; encoded by the coding sequence ATGGATCTAAAAGAACTGATGGCTTTTAAGACCATCCTTCAAGAAGGAACTTTCTCACGCGCTGCTGAGAAGTTGAATTATGCGCAGTCTACCATTACAAACCAAATTCAACGTCTTGAAAAAGAACTGGGCATACAACTCTTTCACAGAGGCTGGGAAGTAGAACTGACAAGTGCTGGGCAAGTTTTTGCAGCGGAAATCGATAACCTTATTGAACATTGGAACTATGTAGCAGAACTCACCAAGGCTTTACAGCATGACGAAATTGGCACTCTTCAAATCGGAGGCATTGAATCCATGATGGAATCTGTCCTACCGAACGCCTTGCGAAAGTTTCATGAGCAAAAACCCAAAATGGCATGTAACCTCATTCAGGGTAACACTGATTCCCTCTCGCAACTTGTCCTACAAAGTGAACTCGATTTCGCCATCTGCGGTGAGCCGTCCGACCTGTCTTTCTTTTATTTCGAACCGCTCTATCACGAGAAGATCGCTTTTATAGTAGATCACAATCATCCTTTAAGCGGACGACACGATATTTCATTTCGAGAAATTCTTGAATATCCAATTATAGCTGGAGGACGCACTTGCTTATATTACCTTCAGTTAGCTAAGCATTTTTCGAGATTCGAATCAAAGCCCACTTTATCCACCATAAACCAAATTTCTGCTATTCCTCATTTTGTAAGAAAGAACCCTGGGGTGGGGGTAGTGCTTGATTCGACATCTTTAATGACAGATATCGTAAAAATAGATGTTGAACTAAGCGAGCCGTTCATTCAAGTTGGTATATTGCAACAGCGCAACCGAGAATATCAAGCAACTTCATCTAAAAAACTAATCATACAAATCATAAAAGAAGAAATTGAGAGAATTAGTAGCGCTAATCCTACGCTCCATATTTGA
- a CDS encoding tautomerase family protein translates to MPFIRVSYLEQQYDIHQLEGICKAIMSALIQHFHVPEEDMFQVFHAHKAGEFFYSKDYLNIERTDGLIYIQVTLKSGRSTKQKKSFYAMLAEELSMTLNIRKEDIFIVLVDTEFEDWSFGNGVAQMLQPSVKEV, encoded by the coding sequence ATGCCATTCATTAGAGTCAGTTATTTGGAGCAACAATACGACATTCATCAGCTAGAAGGAATATGCAAAGCGATTATGAGTGCATTAATTCAGCATTTCCATGTACCGGAGGAGGATATGTTTCAGGTTTTTCATGCGCATAAAGCGGGGGAGTTTTTTTATAGTAAAGATTATTTAAATATTGAACGAACCGACGGACTGATATATATCCAAGTTACGCTAAAATCCGGAAGATCAACGAAGCAGAAGAAAAGCTTTTACGCGATGCTAGCCGAGGAATTATCGATGACGCTAAACATCAGAAAAGAAGATATATTCATTGTGCTCGTCGATACGGAATTTGAAGATTGGTCGTTTGGTAACGGTGTTGCTCAAATGCTGCAACCTTCGGTTAAGGAGGTGTAA
- a CDS encoding carboxymuconolactone decarboxylase family protein: protein MAHQKIVTNVRESLGEFAPAFVQYSENVLFGDLWRREQLSLRDRSMITISALVMGGMTEQLPYHLRLALVDGLQLEEIVEAITHLAYYVGWPRASSALEIAKDVIGKNK from the coding sequence ATGGCGCATCAGAAAATCGTCACAAATGTACGGGAATCGTTAGGGGAGTTCGCTCCGGCATTCGTCCAATACTCGGAAAATGTGTTATTTGGGGACTTATGGAGACGGGAGCAATTATCACTTCGGGATCGTAGCATGATTACGATTTCTGCTTTGGTGATGGGAGGCATGACGGAACAGCTCCCCTATCATTTGCGCTTGGCTTTAGTGGACGGATTACAACTTGAAGAAATCGTGGAGGCCATTACCCACCTTGCTTATTATGTAGGTTGGCCGCGAGCCTCTTCAGCTTTAGAGATTGCAAAGGATGTAATAGGAAAAAATAAATAA